The following proteins are encoded in a genomic region of Planctomycetaceae bacterium:
- a CDS encoding aldehyde dehydrogenase family protein, producing the protein MSATLETSVELHPDVSDFLSTSLHKSFVGGRWVEAKSGKTFDVVDPGRGEKIATVTGLQKDDVDAAVDAAVAAFHNSGWGKLPVNERSAALHRIADAVENRKEIFAQIESLDCGKIYAQAEGDIQNFIDTFRYFADLSQAVNYRNVIAVKHHEAWVARHPWGACGFIIPWNFPFLLAGWGLAPALAAGNTCVLKPAEDTPLSALYLCRMIEELELLPAGVLNVVTGFGETAGAAVANNPKFRRMSFTGSPEVGRLVAEACGRNLTPVKCELGGKGAAVIFDDVDIQETAEKLVQAITFHTGQVCCDATRWLIHKNIYSDFVDECITRMKSVQIGYQMEEGSEMGPVVNPKQRERVLGYLKKGVAEGAEMVLEGGPAEVPGRNGYFVKPALLAGKLDNVAAREEIFGPVAFLAPFSSEDEGIRLANDTDYGLGNSVWSKDLARCARVAEAFESGNGWINAHNVIVHGVPYGGVGKSGMGGGVVSPDTLNDYLRPISVVRPLNG; encoded by the coding sequence ATGTCCGCAACTCTTGAAACTTCGGTCGAACTGCATCCGGACGTCTCCGACTTCCTGTCCACATCGCTGCATAAGTCATTCGTGGGAGGCCGCTGGGTTGAAGCGAAGAGCGGCAAGACGTTCGACGTTGTTGACCCGGGTCGCGGCGAAAAAATCGCCACCGTCACCGGTCTGCAGAAGGATGACGTCGACGCAGCCGTCGACGCAGCCGTCGCTGCGTTTCACAACAGCGGCTGGGGTAAGCTTCCGGTCAACGAACGCAGCGCCGCTCTGCATCGCATTGCCGATGCCGTTGAAAATCGGAAGGAAATCTTTGCTCAGATTGAGTCGCTCGACTGCGGCAAGATCTATGCTCAGGCGGAAGGCGATATTCAAAACTTTATCGACACGTTTCGCTACTTCGCTGATCTGTCACAGGCCGTCAACTATCGCAACGTCATCGCCGTGAAACATCACGAAGCATGGGTCGCCCGGCATCCGTGGGGAGCCTGCGGGTTCATCATTCCCTGGAACTTTCCGTTCCTGCTGGCTGGCTGGGGCTTGGCTCCGGCACTGGCCGCGGGAAATACGTGTGTGTTGAAACCGGCCGAAGACACGCCGCTGTCCGCGCTGTATCTGTGCCGGATGATTGAAGAACTGGAACTTCTGCCCGCGGGAGTTCTGAACGTCGTCACGGGATTCGGCGAAACCGCCGGAGCCGCCGTGGCCAATAATCCGAAGTTCCGCCGCATGAGTTTCACCGGGTCACCGGAAGTCGGCCGCCTGGTCGCGGAAGCCTGCGGTCGCAACCTGACTCCGGTCAAGTGTGAACTCGGCGGTAAGGGCGCCGCGGTTATTTTCGACGACGTCGACATTCAGGAAACCGCCGAGAAGCTGGTCCAGGCCATCACGTTCCACACCGGCCAGGTCTGCTGCGACGCGACTCGCTGGCTGATCCACAAGAACATCTACAGCGATTTCGTGGATGAATGCATCACCCGGATGAAGTCGGTCCAGATCGGCTACCAGATGGAAGAAGGTTCGGAGATGGGGCCGGTGGTGAATCCCAAACAGCGCGAACGAGTGCTGGGCTACCTGAAGAAGGGCGTCGCCGAAGGAGCCGAAATGGTTCTGGAAGGCGGACCTGCGGAAGTCCCCGGCCGAAACGGGTATTTTGTGAAGCCCGCTCTGTTGGCCGGTAAGCTGGACAACGTGGCGGCTCGCGAAGAGATCTTCGGCCCCGTCGCGTTTCTGGCTCCGTTCAGCAGCGAGGACGAAGGCATTCGACTGGCCAACGACACAGACTACGGTCTGGGCAACAGCGTGTGGTCGAAGGACCTGGCCCGGTGTGCCCGCGTGGCCGAAGCGTTCGAAAGCGGCAACGGCTGGATCAACGCTCACAATGTGATCGTTCACGGAGTTCCCTACGGCGGAGTCGGCAAGAGCGGCATGGGCGGCGGAGTCGTTTCGCCGGACACGCTGAACGACTACCTGCGCCCGATCTCTGTCGTTCGACCGCTGAACGGCTGA
- a CDS encoding DUF1501 domain-containing protein, with amino-acid sequence MTTHIFDSVSVSHPGFSRRRFLHTVSASALAAGTLGFRDVMAAAAEGLRAQGRSMILLWMQGGPSQFETFDPKPGTDNGGPTKAIDTSVAGIQIAEYFPKVAASLNDVAIVRSMTNKEGSHPRATYQMHTGYIPSGSVKHPSLGSCIAQQISDPACELPSFVSIGSSTQGSGFLGMEYEPFVVNRPGQPPQNVSLPTSVDRFQRRSGLLTRLENEFAEAGAKQLVENHQALFRTTSDLVLTPEISAFDTSEESQNLRDQYGDTNFGNGCLLARRLVERGVTFVEVRSGGWDTHQDNFERVAANAAEVDPAMAALLADLKDRGMLDTTLVVWMGEFGRTPKINPRTGRDHYPRVFNVALAGCRIRGGQVYGASTADGSAVDHSPVTVQDLFQTICKSLNVNAAHENLSPLGRPMKIVDGGSVIPGLI; translated from the coding sequence ATGACAACACACATTTTTGACAGCGTATCAGTTTCCCATCCTGGATTCTCTCGCCGCCGGTTTTTGCACACGGTTTCGGCCAGCGCGCTGGCGGCCGGAACCCTGGGGTTTCGCGATGTAATGGCCGCCGCCGCTGAAGGCCTCAGGGCTCAGGGACGTTCGATGATTCTTCTTTGGATGCAGGGCGGACCAAGCCAGTTTGAAACGTTTGATCCCAAGCCCGGAACAGACAACGGCGGACCGACGAAAGCCATCGACACCAGTGTCGCCGGCATTCAAATCGCCGAATACTTCCCGAAGGTCGCCGCGAGTCTGAACGACGTCGCGATTGTTCGTTCGATGACGAATAAGGAAGGCAGTCATCCGCGAGCCACGTACCAGATGCATACGGGCTACATTCCGTCCGGCAGCGTGAAACATCCTTCGCTGGGGTCGTGTATCGCCCAGCAGATTTCCGATCCCGCCTGCGAACTTCCGTCGTTCGTTTCAATCGGAAGCAGCACACAGGGTTCCGGCTTTCTGGGAATGGAATACGAACCGTTTGTTGTGAACCGCCCCGGTCAACCGCCGCAGAACGTTTCGCTGCCAACATCGGTCGACCGGTTTCAGCGGAGATCGGGACTGCTGACGCGTCTGGAAAACGAATTCGCCGAAGCCGGCGCGAAGCAACTGGTGGAGAATCATCAGGCACTTTTCAGGACAACATCGGACCTGGTGCTGACTCCGGAAATCTCCGCGTTCGATACGTCGGAAGAATCACAGAATCTGCGGGATCAGTATGGAGACACCAATTTCGGCAACGGCTGTCTGCTGGCCCGCCGACTGGTCGAACGCGGTGTGACTTTTGTCGAAGTACGGTCCGGCGGCTGGGACACTCACCAGGACAACTTTGAACGAGTCGCGGCCAATGCGGCGGAAGTCGATCCGGCCATGGCGGCACTGCTCGCGGATTTGAAAGACCGCGGAATGCTCGACACGACGCTGGTCGTCTGGATGGGTGAATTCGGCCGCACGCCGAAGATCAATCCGCGAACAGGCCGTGATCATTATCCGCGAGTCTTCAACGTCGCACTGGCCGGCTGCAGAATCCGGGGCGGTCAGGTTTACGGCGCTTCCACGGCGGACGGGTCGGCCGTCGATCACTCTCCCGTGACGGTTCAGGATTTGTTCCAGACGATCTGCAAATCCCTGAACGTTAACGCCGCCCACGAGAATCTCAGTCCGCTTGGCCGTCCGATGAAAATCGTCGACGGCGGAAGCGTGATTCCCGGCCTGATCTGA
- a CDS encoding DUF1549 domain-containing protein produces the protein MRIFWSIAVALCSISALAVENSADKERAVPATSGVPSPSVVAARVDKLILDAEGVAKLPQVDDATFLRRISFDIAGRPASPGQISRFEQSGSPNKRSETVDVLLSSDYYGENWGRYWEDAMLLRATNVRAALIRPVFEGWMSQQLAAGRGWDQIATDLLTATGKVSENGAAALMFAHEGQAEEIAAEASRLFLGVQIQCANCHDHPWDQWKREQFHQLAAFFPRVAVRRDPQSDKRADFIITSFDRQPQGRPNLTRAILTRIDRNRDGVISEDEAQGTRVQRVFRNDRVKSAIDKDGNGEVSIREILTAEPPNANRPGQGASEHYMADLSDPASKGTLVEPKFFLDGKSIPSGESDVDRRKSLATFITSPDNVWFARSIVNRMWSEMTGTAFYTPIDDIGPDRTVVHEDALNVLCDGFVASGHDLKWLIRTIAATQVYQRPMNTTAEGFVRCEPVRLRADQLYDALCQTLGTTRLLPRPNPRRGQNAPGAEDRDPGRRVFSTTFGFDPSTPQADLTGGIPETLFMMNSPPLQNFVRSNSAGSVVASVAAEATDNNDAISRIYLRTLGRKPTVAETEICRSYVEETPNRNAALEDILWSLINGSEFLCKR, from the coding sequence ATGAGAATCTTCTGGTCCATTGCCGTGGCTCTGTGCAGCATCAGTGCATTGGCAGTCGAAAATTCCGCCGATAAGGAACGTGCGGTGCCGGCGACATCCGGCGTACCGTCGCCTTCTGTCGTGGCTGCACGCGTCGACAAGCTGATTCTGGACGCGGAAGGTGTCGCGAAGCTGCCTCAGGTCGACGATGCTACCTTTTTAAGGCGAATCTCGTTCGATATCGCGGGTCGGCCGGCATCACCGGGGCAAATTTCCCGCTTTGAACAATCTGGCTCGCCGAACAAACGCAGCGAGACCGTCGATGTGCTGCTATCTTCCGATTACTACGGCGAAAACTGGGGGCGCTACTGGGAAGACGCCATGCTGCTGCGAGCGACCAACGTTCGAGCGGCCCTGATTCGCCCCGTCTTCGAAGGCTGGATGAGTCAGCAACTGGCCGCCGGTCGCGGATGGGATCAGATCGCCACCGATCTGCTGACGGCGACCGGCAAGGTCTCAGAAAACGGAGCCGCCGCACTGATGTTCGCCCACGAAGGCCAAGCGGAAGAAATTGCCGCGGAGGCTTCCCGGCTGTTTCTGGGAGTTCAGATTCAATGCGCCAATTGCCACGATCATCCGTGGGATCAATGGAAGCGGGAGCAGTTTCATCAGCTTGCCGCGTTTTTCCCGCGCGTTGCTGTCCGGCGAGATCCGCAGAGCGACAAGCGGGCTGACTTCATCATCACGTCATTTGACCGCCAGCCACAAGGTCGTCCGAATCTGACGCGAGCCATTCTGACTCGCATTGACCGCAACCGCGACGGCGTGATTTCCGAAGACGAAGCGCAGGGCACGCGGGTTCAGCGAGTCTTCCGGAACGACCGCGTGAAAAGCGCCATCGACAAGGACGGAAACGGCGAAGTTTCCATCCGCGAAATCCTGACTGCGGAGCCTCCCAACGCAAACCGCCCCGGCCAGGGCGCTTCGGAACACTACATGGCCGACCTGTCTGATCCCGCCTCGAAGGGCACGCTGGTTGAGCCGAAGTTCTTCCTGGACGGAAAGTCGATTCCGTCCGGAGAGTCAGACGTGGATCGCAGAAAGTCACTGGCAACGTTCATCACCAGTCCGGACAACGTGTGGTTCGCCCGTTCGATCGTGAACCGCATGTGGTCGGAAATGACGGGGACCGCGTTCTATACACCAATCGACGACATCGGCCCGGATCGGACTGTCGTCCACGAAGACGCTCTGAACGTTCTGTGCGACGGATTTGTCGCCAGCGGACACGACCTGAAGTGGCTGATTCGAACGATTGCTGCAACTCAGGTCTACCAGCGTCCCATGAACACGACCGCGGAAGGCTTCGTACGCTGCGAACCGGTGCGGCTGCGGGCCGATCAGTTGTACGACGCTCTTTGTCAGACGCTGGGGACAACTCGCCTGCTGCCTCGCCCGAACCCGCGGCGCGGACAGAACGCTCCCGGTGCAGAAGACCGCGATCCCGGACGTCGTGTGTTTTCCACAACGTTCGGCTTTGATCCGTCGACACCACAGGCTGACCTGACCGGCGGGATTCCGGAGACGCTGTTCATGATGAATTCGCCACCACTGCAGAACTTTGTGCGGTCAAACTCAGCCGGCAGCGTCGTGGCGTCGGTCGCCGCGGAAGCGACAGACAACAACGATGCAATCTCCCGAATCTACCTGCGGACACTGGGTCGCAAACCCACGGTCGCCGAAACCGAAATTTGCCGCAGCTACGTGGAGGAAACTCCGAATCGGAACGCGGCGCTGGAAGACATTCTGTGGTCGCTGATTAACGGCAGTGAGTTTCTATGCAAGCGATAA
- a CDS encoding aldolase/citrate lyase family protein, whose translation MQWIDRTRLATDVMAGTFLNLGSATAVEIAANTGFDWLLIDLEHGSGSLADLRNMLLACRNSAAAPVVRLRSVDPDTVKFAMDSGAAGVMFPYVSTQDEARAAVRCMKYPPLGNRGVAGAIRATDFGRNWQTYFREANDRSLVVVQIETPEAVAAADAIASVDGIDVLFVGPLDLSVNMQCPGDFTPPHFIDALKQVVESCNRHGKVAGILSRPELVEQHRQLGIRFLALGSDTGAVVTGMQQTLKLLRT comes from the coding sequence ATGCAATGGATCGATCGCACTCGACTGGCCACGGATGTCATGGCCGGAACGTTTCTGAACCTGGGATCGGCCACAGCCGTGGAAATCGCGGCCAACACCGGCTTTGACTGGCTGCTGATCGATCTGGAACACGGTTCCGGTTCGCTGGCGGATCTTCGAAACATGCTGCTGGCGTGCCGGAATTCCGCAGCGGCGCCGGTCGTTCGGCTGCGATCCGTCGATCCGGATACGGTCAAGTTTGCGATGGACAGCGGAGCCGCGGGGGTCATGTTCCCTTATGTCAGCACGCAGGATGAAGCTCGCGCTGCGGTGAGGTGCATGAAGTATCCGCCGCTGGGAAATCGCGGCGTCGCGGGGGCGATTCGAGCCACCGATTTCGGACGCAACTGGCAGACCTACTTCCGCGAAGCCAACGATCGCAGCCTGGTGGTGGTGCAGATTGAAACTCCCGAAGCTGTCGCGGCGGCAGATGCGATCGCTTCCGTCGACGGGATCGACGTGCTGTTTGTCGGCCCGCTGGATTTGTCGGTGAACATGCAGTGTCCGGGTGACTTCACGCCGCCGCATTTCATCGATGCGTTGAAACAGGTGGTAGAATCCTGCAATCGGCATGGCAAGGTGGCCGGCATTCTGTCCCGTCCGGAACTTGTCGAACAGCACCGGCAGCTTGGTATTCGCTTCCTGGCGCTGGGTTCGGATACGGGAGCGGTCGTCACGGGAATGCAGCAGACACTGAAACTGCTGCGAACGTAG
- a CDS encoding alpha/beta hydrolase, with product MRSRPAWHANPMCCLLTAAILLAASLPGSATAAEKQADTIIDIWSDTPPGPKRDVGQEQDFTKDTDRLIAGRRIIKLGNVATPQAHVFLPPEDKRSGAAIVVCPGGGYSILAWDLEGTEVAEWLNTAGITAVVLKYRVPTRDQEQKWLAPVQDAQRTISLVRHHADDWGLSSDRIGILGFSAGGDTAARAALADHRHYDAQDDADQQPCRPDAAMLIYPGYLANEDRSALQSDLVVSKSSPRMFLVHAFDDGVPAESSLLMLQALKKAGVPSELHIYDAGGHGYGLRPVDEFPVTTWNHPCSSWLKRNGWTK from the coding sequence ATGAGATCCCGACCCGCCTGGCACGCAAACCCGATGTGTTGTCTTCTGACCGCCGCAATTCTGTTGGCTGCGTCGCTGCCCGGTTCGGCCACCGCAGCGGAGAAGCAGGCGGACACAATCATCGACATCTGGTCCGACACTCCACCCGGCCCCAAGCGCGACGTCGGTCAGGAACAGGACTTCACGAAGGACACCGACAGGCTGATTGCCGGCCGACGGATCATCAAGCTCGGTAATGTCGCCACCCCGCAGGCTCACGTGTTTCTTCCGCCGGAAGACAAACGCAGCGGCGCGGCAATCGTTGTGTGCCCCGGCGGAGGTTACAGCATTCTCGCCTGGGATCTGGAAGGAACCGAAGTGGCCGAGTGGCTGAATACCGCGGGAATCACGGCCGTCGTGCTGAAGTACCGTGTCCCGACTCGCGACCAGGAACAGAAATGGCTGGCTCCCGTTCAGGACGCTCAGCGAACAATCAGCCTGGTGCGACATCACGCTGACGACTGGGGGCTGAGTTCCGACCGGATCGGCATCCTGGGATTCTCCGCTGGAGGCGACACGGCTGCTCGCGCTGCTCTGGCGGATCACCGTCACTACGACGCACAGGATGACGCCGATCAGCAGCCGTGCCGGCCGGATGCCGCAATGCTGATTTATCCCGGTTACCTTGCCAATGAAGACCGATCGGCGCTGCAAAGTGATTTGGTCGTGTCGAAGTCGTCGCCGCGCATGTTTCTGGTTCACGCCTTCGATGACGGAGTCCCCGCCGAAAGCAGCCTGTTAATGCTTCAGGCTTTGAAGAAGGCCGGAGTTCCTTCCGAACTGCACATTTACGACGCCGGCGGCCACGGTTACGGACTGCGGCCCGTCGACGAATTTCCGGTAACCACCTGGAACCATCCGTGTTCGTCGTGGCTGAAGCGAAACGGCTGGACAAAGTAG
- a CDS encoding helix-hairpin-helix domain-containing protein: MTDSRQPIIEEQAPGSSSAAAPRVIESPAAPEDVSVATPPTSRSATPQPSVGNGKPHSPASEHSPAAHPVFNRRDQRVLFILGIVFFVIIGARWVMMTRRPEPLPWQRGEAFDRLFRVDVNSATWIEWNQLEGIGPGYAHRIVADRQVNGPFASIDDVTRVPGIGASTLDRIRPWLTISHESGSLNAAVRDSRSDTEPDDHRRSSTE; the protein is encoded by the coding sequence ATGACTGATTCCAGGCAACCCATCATTGAAGAGCAGGCTCCGGGCTCCAGCAGCGCGGCAGCGCCGCGCGTGATTGAATCGCCTGCAGCGCCCGAAGACGTTTCTGTGGCCACTCCGCCGACGTCGCGTTCGGCAACACCACAGCCGAGTGTCGGTAACGGAAAGCCGCATTCCCCGGCATCCGAACATTCCCCGGCTGCTCATCCGGTCTTCAACCGTCGAGATCAGCGGGTGCTGTTCATTTTGGGGATCGTGTTCTTCGTCATTATCGGTGCTCGCTGGGTGATGATGACGCGCAGGCCGGAGCCGTTGCCGTGGCAGCGGGGCGAGGCGTTTGACCGGCTGTTTCGCGTCGACGTGAATTCCGCCACATGGATTGAATGGAATCAACTGGAAGGGATCGGGCCGGGCTATGCTCACCGGATCGTGGCCGATCGCCAGGTCAACGGGCCGTTTGCCAGCATTGACGATGTCACGCGAGTCCCGGGAATTGGCGCATCAACGCTCGACCGCATTCGTCCGTGGCTTACAATCAGCCATGAAAGCGGTTCACTCAATGCAGCAGTCCGTGACTCCCGATCCGACACCGAACCCGACGACCACAGACGAAGCAGCACGGAATGA